The nucleotide sequence GATCAGTTCCCGCGGATGATCTTCCGCGACACGCCCAAGGCCTTCTCCGGCGATCTGCGCGCCCAGGCGTTGGTGGCCCAGGGGCTGGCGGCGGGTTTGGACCGGCAGCTCAAACCCATCCAGCGCGTATTCATCTACCTGGTGCTCGAGCACTGCGAAAACCTCGCCGTGCAGAACGAAGCCGTATCCCGGTTTATCGATCTGCTTCGAGAGCAGCCGGAAGCGGATCGGGCGGTGTTCGAAAACAATCTGGACTATGCCGAACGGCATCAGAAGATCATCGCCCGGTTTGGACGGTTTCCCCATCGCAATGCGGTGTTGGGGCGGGCGTCTACGGCTGAGGAAGTGGAATTCCTGAACAGGCCTGGGTCCAGGTTCTGATTTTTCGGTGTGGCTGATGCCTCCATCGCGAGTAGGCTCGCTCCCACATTCGATTGCGTTTCCTCTGACGGAACCCGGTCAACTGTGGGAGCGAGCCTGCTCGCGATGAGGCAAGTGCAGACACTCTAGATCCGGAAGCTACCCACCAACTGCTTCAACCGCGCCGCCTGCTGTTCAAGGTCGGTGCAGGCCCGCAAGGTGGCTTGCAGGTTTTCCACGCCTTCCTGGTTCAGTGTGTTGATCTCGGTGATGTCGACGTTGATCGACTCCACCACGGCGGTCTGCTCTTCGGTGGCCGTCGCCACTGACTGATTCATGCCGTCGATCTCACCGATGCGCTGGGTCACGCTGCCCAGGCGTTCGCCGGCCTGGTTGGCGATGCCGACGCTGCTTTCGCTCTGGCGCTGGCTGTCGGTCATGGTCAGTACCGCCTCCCGTGCGCCGACTTGCAATTCTTCGATCATTTTCTGCACTTGCTGCGCCGAGTCCTGGGTGCGGTGGGCCAGGTTGCGCACTTCATCGGCCACCACGGCGAAGCCGCGCCCGGCTTCACCTGCGCGGGCTGCTTCGATGGCGGCGTTCAGGGCGAGCAGGTTGGTCTGTTGGGAAATGCTGGTGATGACCTCAAGGATCTGGCCGATGTTCACCGTGTTGCTGTTCAGGGTTTCGATGTTGCCGCACGAATCGCTGATCTTGGCCGACAGCTGCTGCATGGCGGCGATGGTTTTATCCACCACTTGCTGTCCGTCTTCGGCCAGGTTGCGGGCGTCGCTGGAGTGTTGCGAGGCGAGGGCGGCGTTCTGGGCGATTTCCTGGGCAGCGGCGCCGAGCTGGTTGATAGCGGCTGCCACGCTGCTGGTGCGCGAGGCCTGCTGGTCGGAGTTGAACATCGAGGAGTTGGAGGCGCTGACCACGCGCAGTGCCACTTCGTTGACCTGGCCGGTGGCCGAGGCCACTTCACGGATCGAGGTGTGGATACGCTCGACGAAACGGTTGAAGGAGGTACCCAGGGCACCGAATTCGTCCTGGCCGTGAATGGTCAGGCGTCGGGTCAGGTCGCCTTCGCCTTCGGCGATGTCATGCATTGCACGACCCATGGTCAGCAGCGGTTGCATCAGCACGCGGATCAACATGCCCAGCAGGGCGATGATGAACACCACGGCGATGACCATGGCGATCAGCGCCGAAGTACGGAATTCGCTGAGCATGGCCAGCGCGGTGTCCTTGTCGAGCACCAGTGCCACGTACCAATCGGCTCCCGGTACGCCGTTGACCCGGGTAAAGGAGATGAACTGGGTCTTGCCGTCGAGTTCGACTTCCTTCATGCCCGGGCTGACTTGCGGCGCACCGTTGGGGTAGGCCTCGGCGAGGGTCTTGAGGATGCGTTTGCTGTCGGGATGGATCAGGATCTTGCCGTCGGCGCTGACGATGAACGCGTGGCCGTGGCCGCCGAAGTTCAGCGAGTTGATGATGGCGCTGACGCTCGACAGGTCGATGTCTGCACCCGCCACGCCGATCATCTGGTTCTGATGCTGTACCGGGGTGGCAACGGTGATCACCAGTTTGCCCGAAGAGGCGGCAATGTAGGGTTCGGTGACAATGGTTTGCTGTGCGCTGTTGGCGGCCTTGTACCAGCCACGGGCGCGAGGATCGTAGTCGGCGGCGCGATTACCCGCCGGCACCGAGAACATCACGCCGTCGACGCCACCGAAATAGCTGAGCTGGAAGTTGCCGGTATAGGCCGGCAGGTCGACTGCACGCTTGAGGCTGGTGGCGCTGCTGCCGTCCACGGCGATCTGCTGGGCCAGCGATTGCAGCAATTGGATACGACCGTCGACCCAGGTCTGGATATTACGGCTGGTCAGGCTGCCGAGTTCCTGCATGGAGGTTTCGGTGCTGTTGTGCAGGCTCTGGCGCTGACGGTAGTCGTTGAACAGGATGAAACAGGCGAATGCAACGGCAACCACGAGAGCGGCGGCCAGCAGGATTTTGTGGCTGAATTTCATGTTTCTGGTCATTAAGAGCGCTACCGCACAGGAGCTGGTCAGGAAGGGGTGTCAATTTGCCATAAGGCAGGATTCCACGCTGTTCTTTTTATCGACCCGCAAGCGCCAGAGTTCAGGCGTCAACGGGGTAAACCCGACGAAATGCACGACGCGATCACAAACGGTTTGATTTACCGACGAAACACCTGCTTTTGAGCCAATAAATACCAGTGTTGCCGGGGAACCAGATAGGGGTTTTCTCTTCTAAGCTTCAGGTTGGCACCCTGCCACCTTCCTTCCGCTCCAGGAGTTTCACGATGTCCCTGCGATCTATCGCGTTGTTGTCTTTGTGCGTCTTGTTGACCGCATGCAGCAAGGTCAACCAGGAAAACTATTCGAAGCTGTCCGCCGGCATGTCCAAGGCCGAAGTCGAAACGTTACTGGGAAAACCGACCGACTGTTCGGGCGCGCTCGGCATGTCCAGTTGCACCTGGGGCGACCAGAAAAGCTTTATCAGCGTGCAGTATGCCGGTGAGAAAGTGTTGATGTTTTCCGGCCAAGGCCTGAAGTAAACCGGGGCCAAGTGCCCACGGGAGAAAAATAATGATGCGGTTATTGTTAGTGCTTTTAGCCGGCCTGGTATTGGCCGGCTGTGCCACTTCTGGCGAAGACCCGTTGGCGCCCAAGACCGTCAACAGCGTCAATCTCAAGCGTTACCAAGGGACCTGGTACGAGTTGGCCCGCCTGCCAATGTATTTCCAGCGCAACTGCGCGCAATCCGAAGCCCATTACACCCTCAAGCCTGATGGCAACATGGGGGTGTTCAATCGCTGCCTGACCTCGGACTGGAAGTGGGAAGAAGTCAAGGGCACCGCCACGCCCCAGGTGCCAGGCAAGACCGACAAGCTCTGGGTCGAATTCGATACCTGGTTCTCTCGGATCCTGCCGGGCGCGTCGAAGGGACAATATTGGGTGTTGTACGTCAGCGACGACTACAAGACTGCCATCGTTGGTGATCCTAGCCGGCGCTACATGTGGCTGTTGTCCCGTACGCCGACTGTCAACGGTGTGGTGCGCGAAGAATTGCTGAGCAAGGCGCGTCAGCAGGGCTATGACACGACGCGGTTGATCTGGCGCGCGTCGGACCGGCAGATGGCAAAGACGTCGGATTGACTGCCAGATCATAACCCTGTGGGAGCAGCCTGCTCGCGATGACGGACTTTCAATCAACATCTCTGTTGAATGTAAAGGCCTCATCGCGAGCAGGCTCGCTCCCACAGGGGGATTGTGGTCAGCCTAGAAGTTCGCGCAATACCTGGGTAAACGCCCGGGCGCTGTCTTCTTCCGAGGCGTGATGTCCGTCACGCACCACCCATTTCCCGGCCACCATGACATCCCGCACCTGACGATCCCCACCGGCAAACAGCCAGCGATTGAGAATGCCGTCGCCCTGGGCCGTGGCGAGGTAAGGGTCGTTGCCATCGAGTACCAGCCAGTCGGCACGCTTGCCGACTTCGAGAGCGCCGATGGGTTGTCCGAGGGCTTGGGCGCCACCGTCCAGCGCAGCATCGAACAATGTCCGCCCGACCATCGGCTGATCCGCCCGATACAGCCGGTTACGTCGTTGATCCCGCAGGCGCTGGCCGTATTCCAGCCAACGCAATTCTTCCACCACGCTCAATGACACGTGGCTGTCGGAGCCAATACCCAGGCGCCCACCCAGGGCGAGGAAATCCACGGCCGGAAAGATACCGTCGCCCAGGTTGGCTTCGGTGGTCAGGCACAGGCCGGCAATCGCCCGGCTCCGGGCCATGAGACTGACTTCGTGGGCGTTGGCGTGGGTGGCGTGAACCAGGCACCAGCGTTGATCCACTTCGGTGTTTTCGTACAACCATTGCAGCGGACGGGCGCCGCTCCAGCTCAGGCAGTCGTCGACTTCCTTCTGCTGCTCGGCGATGTGGATATGCACCGGGCAGTGGGCGTCGCTGGCGGCCAGCACCTCCTGGATCTGTCCGGGTGTCACGGCACGCAGGGAATGGAAGCACAACCCCAGCGCCTGCGCCGGTTGCCCGGCCAGGATCGGTTGCAGGCGTGACTGGAGCTTCAAGTAGTTCTCGGTGCTGTTGATGAACCGACGCTGCCCATCATTGGGCGCCTGGCCGCCAAAACCCGAATGGCTGTAGAGCACCGGCAGCAGCGTCAGCCCGATGCCGGCGCTGTTGGCGGCGTGGCTGATGCGCAAGGCCAGCTCCGCCGGGTCGGCGTAAGGCGTGCCGTCGGTGTCGTGGTGGACGTAATGGAATTCGGCGACCGAGGTGTAACCGGCCTTGAGCATTTCGATGTACAGCTGTCGGGCGATGATGCCGAGCTGATCGGGGCTGATTTTTCCGACCAAGCGGTACATCAGGTCGCGCCAGGTCCAGAAACTGTCGTTGGGATTGCCCGCCACTTCCGCCAGCCCGGCCATGGCCCGCTGGAACGCATGGGAGTGCAGGTTCGGCATGCCCGGCAGCAGCGGACCGCCCAGCCGTTCGGCGCCGTCTGCGTGGGAACCGGCCTGGATACGGGTCAGGACGCCTTCGGCGTCGACTTCAAGACGTACATCATTGGCCCATCCACTAGGCAGCAGTGCGCGTTCGGCAAAGAAGGCGGACATGGTTCAACCTCATCGTGCGTAATTTGTATATACATATACAGACGTTTGCCTGGCCGGTAAACTCCGGCAAGCTAGCAACCTTCATAAGCAGAACAGGGAACCGCCGTGCCGACTCCGCCTGCCAAACCGCCGCTGGCCGCAAACCTGGGTGACAGTCCGGCACCCCTGT is from Pseudomonas sp. B21-056 and encodes:
- a CDS encoding DUF924 family protein, whose translation is MAEPWQPLLDWWFGSADTPDEIAADKNKLWFGKHHDRQARERFGDQVEQALAGDLTDWAQRPEGWLALVILLDQFPRMIFRDTPKAFSGDLRAQALVAQGLAAGLDRQLKPIQRVFIYLVLEHCENLAVQNEAVSRFIDLLREQPEADRAVFENNLDYAERHQKIIARFGRFPHRNAVLGRASTAEEVEFLNRPGSRF
- a CDS encoding methyl-accepting chemotaxis protein, producing MTRNMKFSHKILLAAALVVAVAFACFILFNDYRQRQSLHNSTETSMQELGSLTSRNIQTWVDGRIQLLQSLAQQIAVDGSSATSLKRAVDLPAYTGNFQLSYFGGVDGVMFSVPAGNRAADYDPRARGWYKAANSAQQTIVTEPYIAASSGKLVITVATPVQHQNQMIGVAGADIDLSSVSAIINSLNFGGHGHAFIVSADGKILIHPDSKRILKTLAEAYPNGAPQVSPGMKEVELDGKTQFISFTRVNGVPGADWYVALVLDKDTALAMLSEFRTSALIAMVIAVVFIIALLGMLIRVLMQPLLTMGRAMHDIAEGEGDLTRRLTIHGQDEFGALGTSFNRFVERIHTSIREVASATGQVNEVALRVVSASNSSMFNSDQQASRTSSVAAAINQLGAAAQEIAQNAALASQHSSDARNLAEDGQQVVDKTIAAMQQLSAKISDSCGNIETLNSNTVNIGQILEVITSISQQTNLLALNAAIEAARAGEAGRGFAVVADEVRNLAHRTQDSAQQVQKMIEELQVGAREAVLTMTDSQRQSESSVGIANQAGERLGSVTQRIGEIDGMNQSVATATEEQTAVVESINVDITEINTLNQEGVENLQATLRACTDLEQQAARLKQLVGSFRI
- the bamE gene encoding outer membrane protein assembly factor BamE, whose translation is MSLRSIALLSLCVLLTACSKVNQENYSKLSAGMSKAEVETLLGKPTDCSGALGMSSCTWGDQKSFISVQYAGEKVLMFSGQGLK
- a CDS encoding lipocalin family protein — protein: MMRLLLVLLAGLVLAGCATSGEDPLAPKTVNSVNLKRYQGTWYELARLPMYFQRNCAQSEAHYTLKPDGNMGVFNRCLTSDWKWEEVKGTATPQVPGKTDKLWVEFDTWFSRILPGASKGQYWVLYVSDDYKTAIVGDPSRRYMWLLSRTPTVNGVVREELLSKARQQGYDTTRLIWRASDRQMAKTSD
- a CDS encoding formimidoylglutamate deiminase, which encodes MSAFFAERALLPSGWANDVRLEVDAEGVLTRIQAGSHADGAERLGGPLLPGMPNLHSHAFQRAMAGLAEVAGNPNDSFWTWRDLMYRLVGKISPDQLGIIARQLYIEMLKAGYTSVAEFHYVHHDTDGTPYADPAELALRISHAANSAGIGLTLLPVLYSHSGFGGQAPNDGQRRFINSTENYLKLQSRLQPILAGQPAQALGLCFHSLRAVTPGQIQEVLAASDAHCPVHIHIAEQQKEVDDCLSWSGARPLQWLYENTEVDQRWCLVHATHANAHEVSLMARSRAIAGLCLTTEANLGDGIFPAVDFLALGGRLGIGSDSHVSLSVVEELRWLEYGQRLRDQRRNRLYRADQPMVGRTLFDAALDGGAQALGQPIGALEVGKRADWLVLDGNDPYLATAQGDGILNRWLFAGGDRQVRDVMVAGKWVVRDGHHASEEDSARAFTQVLRELLG